The nucleotide sequence GCGGCGGCGGGGCTGCGCTACATCGACTGAAAGGGCGCGGCGGGCAATGCCCGACCCGCGCGCATGGCCGCAGGGCCATCGGGGCGACGGGACGGTTAACATCTGTATAAACATACAGTGTTCTTCGCCCGCCCCATGGACCTCCAGCACAAGCTCGCCATCCTGGCCGATGCCGCCAAGTACGACGCCTCGTGCGCGTCGAGCGGCTCGCAGCCGCGCGACTCGGTGGGCGGGCGCGGCATCGGCTCGACCGAGGGCATGGGCATCTGCCACAGCTATGCGCCCGACGGCCGCTGCATCTCGCTGCTCAAGGTGCTGCTGACCAACCACTGCCAGTACGACTGCCTCTACTGCGTGAACCGTGCCTCGAGCAACGTGCCGCGCGCGCGTTTCCGTGCCGACGAGGTGGTGCAGCTCACGCTCGACTTCTACCGCCGCAACTGCATCGAGGGGCTGTTCCTGTCGAGCGGCATCATCAAGTCGCCTGACCACACGATGGAGCAGGTGGTCGAGGTCGCGCGCTCGCTGCGCGAGGACCACGACTTCCGCGGCTACATCCATCTCAAGACCATTCCCGATGCCAGCGACGAGTTGATCGCGCGCGCCGGCCGCTATGCCGACCGGCTCAGCATCAACGTCGAGATGCCGACCACCGAGGGCCTGCAGGCCCTCGCACCCGAGAAGGACGAGAGCGCGATCCGCCGCTCGATGGCGCGACTGCGTTTGCAGATCGACGACACGCGCGAGGAGGCGCGCCGCGTGGTGCCGATCCGCGCGCTGCCGGGCGCGGCGCCCGTGGCCGCGAAGCCGCCGCCGTTCGCGCCCGCGGGCCAGAGCACGCAGATGATCGTGGGCGCCGACGCCACCGACGACCGCGCCATCCTCGCGACCAGCGCCACGCTCTATGGCGCCTACCGGCTGCGCCGCGTCTACTACTCGGCCTTCAGCCCGATCCCCGACGCGGCGCGCGCGCTGCCGCTGGTCGCGCCGCCGCTGATGCGCGAGCACCGGCTCTACCAGGCCGACTGGCTGATGCGCTTCTACGGCTTCGAGCACGGCGAGATCGTGGCCGAGCGCGACGGCCTGCTGCGGCTCGACGTCGATCCCAAGATGGCCTGGGCGCTCGCGCATTCGGAGCGCTTCCCGGTCGACCTCAACCATGCGCCGCGCGAGCTGCTGCTGCGCGTGCCGGGCCTGGGCGTGAAGGCGGTCGATCGGCTGCTGCAGGCGCGGCGCGTGCGCCGCGTGCGCGCCGACGACCTGCGGCGGCTGCATGTGCCCGCGCGCAAGGTGCTGCCCTTCGTGGTGGCCGACGGGCACCGGCCCGCGGCCGGGGCGATGGCGGCTTCGGCGCGCGTCGAGCCGGCGCGGCAGGCCTCGCTGTTCTGAGCCATCGCCATGCAGGTGCGGCTCGACGACGCGGTCGACCTCGACGGTTTCCGGCGCCGCGCGCGGCAGCTGCTGGCCGATGGCGTGCCGCCCGAGCGGGTCGAGTGGGGCGTGGCACAGCCCGAGGGCGGGGAAGGCCTGTTCGGCGATGCACCCGAGCAGGCCATCGCACCGTCGACCGTGGCGCTGCAGCCCGTGCCCGCGGCCTTCGTCGCGCTGTGCACCGACGTGATCCTGCACCGCGATCCCCAGCGCTTCGCGCTGCTCTACCGCCTGCTCTGGCGCCTCGCGCACGAACCCGCGCTGCGCCACGATCCGCTCGACGCCGACATGATGCGGGCGCAGCGCATGGCAAAGGCGGTGCACCGCGACATTCACAAGATGCGCGCCTTCGTGCGCTTCACGCAGGTCACGGACGAGGACGGGCTCGAGCGCCATGTCGCGTGGTTCGAGCCCGAGCACCGCATCGTCGAGGCCAATGCCGACTTCTTCGCGCGCCGCTTCGCGCAGATGCGCTGGGCCATCCTCACGCCCGAGCGCTGCGTCGAATGGGATGGCCATGCGCTGTCGTTCCGCGCGGGCGCCGACCGCCGCGAGAAGCCGCCGCCCGATGCGGGCGAGCAGCTCTGGCTCACCTACTACGCCCACATCTTCAATCCGGCGCGGCTCAAGTTCGCGACCATGCAGCGCGAGATGCCGCGCCGCTACTGGCACAACCTGCCCGAGGCCGCGCTGATCCAGCCGCTGGCCGACGCGGCCGACGCGCGCAGCCAGTCGATGATCGAGGCGCCGGCCACGCCCGCGCGGCGCATCCGCGCGCCGATGGCGCTGCACCCGCTTCCGGCCGAGGGCGCGATGCATGCCGGCCGACCTCGGCGAACTGCGCGCGGCCGCCCATGCCTGCCGCGCCTGCCCGATCGGCGCGCACGCCACCCAGGCCGTGCGGCGAGGGGCCGCTCGCGCCGCGCCACATGCTGGTCGGCGAGCAGCCCGGCGACCAGGAGGACCTCGCGGGCCGGCCCTTCGTCGGCCCGGCCGGCCAGTTGCTCGAGCGCGCGATGGCGCAGCTCGGCTGGGCGCGCGAGGGCGTCTACCTCGCCAATGCGGTGAAGCACTTCAAGTACGAGCTGCGCGGCAAGCGGCGCATCCACAAGACGCCGGGGCAGCGCGAGGCCGAGGCCTGCGCCCATTGGCTCGATGCCGAGATCGCGCTGGTGCGGCCGCAGTCGCTGGTCGCGCTCGGCGCCACGGCGGCGCGCGCGCTGCTGGGCCGGCCGGTGGCGGTGCAGGCCGAGCGCGGCGCCTGGCTGCACGAACGCGCGGATGGACGGCCGGTGTTCGTCACGCTGCATCCGTCGGCGCTGCTGCGGCTGCCCGACGAGGAGCGCGAGGCGGCCCATGCGCGCTGGCGCGAGGACCTGGCCCGCGCGCGCGACACGGCGCCCGTGGCCTGAACAGGTTCAGGTGCCGGGACCTTCCGCGCGGCGTTCGGCCGGCACCAGCTCGGCCATGGCCTGCATCAGCATGGCCGCGGTCACCGGCTTGAACAGCACCGGCACGCCCGAGGCGCGCACGCGCTGCAGCCGCTCGGGCGCGGTCTCGCCGGTGATCAGCAGCATCGGCGCGTCGAGCCGGAAGCGCTCGCGCAGGCGCAGGCCGAGCTCGAGCCCGTCGACGCCGCTCGACAGCCGGTAGTCGCACAGCAGCAGCGCGACCGGCGGGGCCTGCGCGCCGGGCCCGGTCAGCAGCGCCACCGCCTCGGCCTCGTCGGCCACCGCCGCGACCTCGATGCCGTAGGCGCTCATGAGCTCGGTCATGGCCTTGCGGATCTCCTCCTCGTCGTCGATCAGCAGCACGCGGCCGCGCAGCGCCGGCACCTCGAAGCGCTGGCGCACCGGCAGCTCGAGGTCGAGCGGACTGAAGGCGCCCGCCGAGGCCTCGGACGCTTCGGCCAGCGGCAGCACCACCCGAAAGCGCGTGCCGCGCCCGATGTGGGAGCGCAGCTCGATGCGGTGGCCGAGCAGGCGCGAGAGCCGCTGCACGATCGACAGGCCGATGCCCAGGCCGCGCGAGCGGTCGCGCCCGAGGTTGTCGACCTGGTAGAACTCCTCGAAGATGCGGTCGCGCTGCTCGGGCGCGATGCCGATGCCGGTGTCGCGCACCTCGATCCAGGCCTGGCCGCCGCGCGGGCGCGCGATCACCGTGACGCCGCCCTGCGTCGTGTACTTGAGCGCGTTGTCGACCAGGTTCGACAGCATGCGGTAGAGCAGCTGCGGATCGCTGTGGATCCACAGGCCGCTGGCGCGCACGCGCAGCTGCAGCCGCTTGCGCTCGGCCTGGGCCGAGAAGGTGTGGTGCAGCGGGATCAGCAGGGCATCGAGCGACAGCGCGCGCGGCGCCGCCTGGACCACGCCCGCGTCGAGGCGCGAGATGTCGAGCATGGTGTCGAGCGAGGCGCCCAGCGCGTCGACCGCGCGCATCAGCCGCTCCACGTTCTGGATCTCGGGCCGACGGCGCAGCGTGCTGCCCAGCGCCGCGCCGAACAGCGCGATCGCATGCATGGGCTGGCGCAGGTCGTGGCTGGCGGCGGCCAGGAAGCGGGTCTTCTCGGCGCTCGCGCGCTCGGTGGCCGCGACCTGCTCGCGCAGCTGGGCGGCCAGCGCCTCGTTCTCGAAGCGCAGCATCAGCGAGGCCGTCAGGCGCTCGTTCTGCTTCACGCCTTCGCGCAGCGTGAGCACCAGGTTGAGCAGCGCGAAGCCGGCCAGGAACCAGTTCAGCATGTGGCCGTACCAGACCAGCGCGGCGATCAGCCCGCTCATCATCGGGATGCCGTAGCCGAACATCGCGCCCTTGAGCGGCCAGCGCGCCTGCACCGCGCGGGTCCAGCTGCCCATGATCACGACCGTCACGAAGGTGGTCATCGCGGGGCTCTGCAGCGCCACAAGGAACAGGCTGAACGGCGCGGTCATCGCGCTGACCAGCGTGACGTGGACGGTGTAGCGGCGGGCCCAGCGCGGGCTGTCGGCCAGCGGCACCGCGGGCGTCCAGCGCTTCGACAGCAACACGTACAGGTCCATCAGCACGATGGTCGCGACGATGCCCAGCACCAGCGCGCGGTGCCCGGGCGCCACGTTGAAGTAGCCGAACACGCCGATCGCGAGCGCGAAGACGCCATGCGCCGCAATCGCCGTCGTGTGGCCGGCGTAGACCGAGGCCAGGTGCTCGCGCAGCACGCGCAGCGCGAGCGTGCCGTCCTGCGCCAGCGGCCCCGGCGTGGTGTCGTTCATCGGCCTGTGTCTCCCCGCGAGGTGGTTCCCCGTCCCGGTTTCGCGCACCGGGCGGTTCATCGCCGCATCCTAGGCGGCAGCCCCGCGTCGCCGTAAGTGCCCAAAGTCATGCCCGGCGGGGGCCGCGCGGCCGGTGAGAGGGCGGGTGCGACAATCGCCGCGCCATGACTGACACCCTCACGATCACCCGCCCCGACGACTGGCACCTGCACGTGCGCGATGGCGCCGCCCTCGAAGCCGTCGTGCCCCACAGCGCGCGCCAGTTCGGCCGCGCGCTGATCATGCCGAACCTGCGTCCCCCCGTGACCACCGCCGCCCAGGCCGTGGCCTACCGCGACCGCATCCGCGCCGCCGTACCCGCGGGCAGCGCCTTCGAGCCCGTGATGTCGCTCTACCTGACCGACAAGCTGCCGCCCGAGGAGATCGCGCTGGCGGCCGAGGCCGGCGTGCGCGCGCTCAAGCTCTACCCGGCCGGCGCCACCACCAACAGCGATGCCGGCGTGACCGACATCCGCAAGACCTACAAGACG is from Variovorax paradoxus and encodes:
- a CDS encoding putative DNA modification/repair radical SAM protein, translated to MDLQHKLAILADAAKYDASCASSGSQPRDSVGGRGIGSTEGMGICHSYAPDGRCISLLKVLLTNHCQYDCLYCVNRASSNVPRARFRADEVVQLTLDFYRRNCIEGLFLSSGIIKSPDHTMEQVVEVARSLREDHDFRGYIHLKTIPDASDELIARAGRYADRLSINVEMPTTEGLQALAPEKDESAIRRSMARLRLQIDDTREEARRVVPIRALPGAAPVAAKPPPFAPAGQSTQMIVGADATDDRAILATSATLYGAYRLRRVYYSAFSPIPDAARALPLVAPPLMREHRLYQADWLMRFYGFEHGEIVAERDGLLRLDVDPKMAWALAHSERFPVDLNHAPRELLLRVPGLGVKAVDRLLQARRVRRVRADDLRRLHVPARKVLPFVVADGHRPAAGAMAASARVEPARQASLF
- a CDS encoding response regulator — its product is MNDTTPGPLAQDGTLALRVLREHLASVYAGHTTAIAAHGVFALAIGVFGYFNVAPGHRALVLGIVATIVLMDLYVLLSKRWTPAVPLADSPRWARRYTVHVTLVSAMTAPFSLFLVALQSPAMTTFVTVVIMGSWTRAVQARWPLKGAMFGYGIPMMSGLIAALVWYGHMLNWFLAGFALLNLVLTLREGVKQNERLTASLMLRFENEALAAQLREQVAATERASAEKTRFLAAASHDLRQPMHAIALFGAALGSTLRRRPEIQNVERLMRAVDALGASLDTMLDISRLDAGVVQAAPRALSLDALLIPLHHTFSAQAERKRLQLRVRASGLWIHSDPQLLYRMLSNLVDNALKYTTQGGVTVIARPRGGQAWIEVRDTGIGIAPEQRDRIFEEFYQVDNLGRDRSRGLGIGLSIVQRLSRLLGHRIELRSHIGRGTRFRVVLPLAEASEASAGAFSPLDLELPVRQRFEVPALRGRVLLIDDEEEIRKAMTELMSAYGIEVAAVADEAEAVALLTGPGAQAPPVALLLCDYRLSSGVDGLELGLRLRERFRLDAPMLLITGETAPERLQRVRASGVPVLFKPVTAAMLMQAMAELVPAERRAEGPGT